The sequence GGTCTACCCCATGCCCCTTTACGCCTCCGATCAGGACCTGATCCACGCGGGGAGAATCCGCGTCGACGAAAGCGCGGAAGACCCGAAACGGGGTTTGTCGCTCTGGGTCTGCGGCGACCAGATTCGCAAAGGGGCCGCCACCAACGCCGTCCAGATCGCCGAAATCATCTGGAAGGACAAAAAATAGAGCCTGAAAAAGCCCGCAGGAACTCCCAGGCTCCCGACCTCAGGGTCGGGAGCGTTTTTATATTCGTAAATATTTGGAAGCAGACTGATTTGAGCTGAACCGCGGTATAATCAGGGTCAAATATCTGCGGAGGCTGGTTCATGAAGATTCTGCACACGTCCGACTGGCATCTGGGGCGGACGCTCTATGGAAAAAAACGTTACGCCGAGTTCGAGGCTTTTCTCGACTGGCTCCCGAATACGCTGGCCGCCCAAAAAATCGACGTCCTGCTGGTGACGGGCGATATTTTCGACACCACGACCCCCTCCAACCGGGCGCAGCAGCTTTACTATCAGTTCCTGTGCCGGGTGAACGCCACGGGATGCCGCCACGTGGTGATCGTGGGGGGCAACCACGACTCTCCCTCCTTTCTGGACGCGCCGCGGGAGCTCCTGAGTTTTCTGGACATTCACGTGGTCGGAGCGCCGGCGGAAAAAATCAAGGACGAGCTCCTGACCCTGCGAAACCCTCAGGGAGAGCCGGAACTGCTGGTCTGCGCCGTCCCATACCTGAGAGACCGAGACCTTCGTTCCTTCGAGGCGGGAGAAAGCCCCGAAGAAAAGGAAGCCCGCCTGATCGAGGGAATCCGGAACCACTACCGGGAAATCGCGGCTCTGGCGGCAGCGGGCAGAAACGCGGCCGGAGGCGGCGTCCCCGTGGTGGGGACGGGACATCTCTTCGCCGCCGGCGGAAAATCGACGGAGGGCGACGGCGTCCGCGAACTGTACGTGGGCTCTCTGGCTCACGTCGGCGCGGACTGCTTCCCGGACAGCCTCGACTACCTGGCTCTTGGACATCTCCACGCCGCCCAGAAGGTGGGAAACTCGGAATTTGTGCGCTACAGCGGCGCCCCTCTGATCATGAGTCCGTCGGAAACGGAAGGGCACAAAAGCGTTACACTGGTGGAACTGGGACCCGACGCGGAAAAACGCGTGGAGCTGATTCCCGTTCCGGTTTTCCAGGCGCTGGAGCGCATCGCCGGAGACATGGATACCCTCGAAACGCGGCTGAACGAGCTGAGACTGGCGGGAACCTCGTCATGGCTCGAAATCGTGTACGAGGGAAGGGAACTGGTCCCCGACCTGCAAAAACGGGTGAACTCCCTCGTGGCCGGATCGAATCTGGAAATTCTGCGGGTGAAGAACAGCAGGGCCATTCGGGCTTTTTTCGATTCTCTTTCAGATTCAAACGCCCGGGAAGGCTGCGAGCTCCTGAGCGAAATGGACGTGACGGAGGTTTTTACCCGCTGCCTCGACCGCTGTTCCGTGCCCCCGGAGCAGCGTCCGGAGCTGCTGGACACCTACAGGGAGGTTCTTTCTCTTCTGGATTCGAAGGACCCCCTGTCGGAATGAGTTTATAATAGTCACACGGCAATATTGCCGGAGATGGGATGCTGTTCCCGGGGAGAGACAGAAATGCGCATACTTCAAATTCGTTTCAAAAATCTCAATTCCCTTCAGGGGGAGTGGAAGATCGATTTTACGGATCCGGCCTACGCGTCCGACGGGCTTTTCGCCATCACCGGCCCAACAGGAGCCGGTAAAACGACGATTCTCGACGCGATATGCCTCGCTCTGTACGGCCGCACGCCGCGGCTCAAGGACGTTACGCAGGGCGTCAACGAGATTATGTCGCGTCAGACGGGAGAGTGTTTCGCGGAGGTCCTTTTCGAAGCGGGCCCGTCCGCCCTGTTCGGAGGGGGAACGAACAGCCCTCACCGATACTGCGTGTCCTGGTCCCAGCATCGGGCGCACAGAAAACCGGAGGGGCCGCTGCAATCCCCCAAACACGAAATCGCCGACGCCAACACGGGAAAAATTCTGGAGACGCGACAAAAAAACGTAGCCGAAAAAATCGAGGAGGTCACGGGACTCACCTTCGATCGCTTCGTGCGTTCCATGCTTCTCGCCCAAGGAGAGTTCGCCACGTTCCTTCAAAGCGGGCCGGGCGAGCGATCCCCTATACTGGAGCAGATCACCGGAACGGAGATTTACAGCAAAATATCCGCGCAGGTTCACGAGGTTCGCAACGCGGAGCGCTCCAAACTGAACGTGCTGGAGGCCGGTCTGGCCGGACTGCAGGCGCCGGGGCCGGAGGAAAAACAGGAGCTGGAAAAACAGCTTGCCGACCGGATTCAGGAGGAAGCCGCCCTGGAAAAAGAGGCGGAGCGGTATGGCCGCGAAATCGACTGGGCAGACTCCATCGATGCGCTTCAGAAGGAACTGGATCTGTTGGAGGACCGGCATCAGGACCTGACCCGTCGGCAGGAAATTTTCGAGCCGGAACGCCAGCGTCTGGAGCGGGCCCGGCGCGTGCTGGAATTTGGAAGCGACTACGCGGCCCTGGTGGCTCTGCGCCGGGAGCAGGATCGGGAAAAACAGACCCTTCTCGGCTGTCAGGCCAAA is a genomic window of Synergistaceae bacterium containing:
- a CDS encoding exonuclease SbcCD subunit D C-terminal domain-containing protein produces the protein MKILHTSDWHLGRTLYGKKRYAEFEAFLDWLPNTLAAQKIDVLLVTGDIFDTTTPSNRAQQLYYQFLCRVNATGCRHVVIVGGNHDSPSFLDAPRELLSFLDIHVVGAPAEKIKDELLTLRNPQGEPELLVCAVPYLRDRDLRSFEAGESPEEKEARLIEGIRNHYREIAALAAAGRNAAGGGVPVVGTGHLFAAGGKSTEGDGVRELYVGSLAHVGADCFPDSLDYLALGHLHAAQKVGNSEFVRYSGAPLIMSPSETEGHKSVTLVELGPDAEKRVELIPVPVFQALERIAGDMDTLETRLNELRLAGTSSWLEIVYEGRELVPDLQKRVNSLVAGSNLEILRVKNSRAIRAFFDSLSDSNAREGCELLSEMDVTEVFTRCLDRCSVPPEQRPELLDTYREVLSLLDSKDPLSE